A window of Hippoglossus stenolepis isolate QCI-W04-F060 chromosome 16, HSTE1.2, whole genome shotgun sequence contains these coding sequences:
- the LOC118123035 gene encoding nitric oxide synthase-interacting protein, with product MTRHGKNCTAGAVYTYHEKKKDTAASGYGTQSIRLGKDAIKDFDCCCLSLQPCQDPVVTPDGFLYDKQAILEYILHQKTETAKKMKLYDKQKRAQKSSSQLESKSEERERVEKFKTRENSIVSKPINPFISGQNTGIEKGRTEGSSVESSTVSSASTSSQSLPSFWIPSLTPEAKPTLLKKPSKAVLCPMSGRPIKMNELVTVRFTPVDPSLGRVALLIHQDRYVCAVTRDVLANSVPCAVLRPSGAVVTQECVEKLIKMDMIDPVTGDKLSDRDIIPLQRGGTGFAASGVDLSAKEARPVMQV from the exons ATGACCCGCCATGGAAAGAATTGCACGGCAGGAGCTGTTTACACGTACCACGAGAAAAAGAAGGACACAG CTGCATCTGGTTATGGCACTCAGAGCATTCGATTGGGCAAAGATGCTATCAAAGACTTTGACTGCTGCTGCCTGTCCCTTCAGCCCTGTCAGGATCCTGTGGTGAC TCCAGATGGATTCTTGTATGACAAACAGGCCATTCTTGAATACATTCTACACCAGAAGACAGAAACTGCCAAAAAAATGAAG CTGTATGACAAGCAGAAAAGGGCACAGAAGAGCAGCAGCCAGCTTGAGTCCAAGTcggaggaaagggagagagtgGAGAAGTTTAAAACCAGGGAGAACAGCATCGTTTCCAAACCCATCAACCCATTTATATCTG GGCAGAACACAGGAATTGAAAAGGGCAGGACAGAAGGCAGCTCAGTAGAATCCTCCACTGTCTCCTCAGCTTCAACTTCCAGCCAGAGCCTTCCCAGTTTCTGGATCCCCTCTCTGACTCCAGAGGCCAAGCCCACTCTGCTCAAGAAACCA AGTAAGGCTGTCTTATGCCCCATGTCAGGACGACCCATTAAGATGAATGAACTTGTCACAGTGCGCTTCACCCCAGTGGACCCAAGCCTGGGCCGAGTGGCCTTGCTCATCCACCAG GACAGGTATGTATGTGCAGTAACCAGAGACGTCCTCGCCAACAGTGTTCCCTGCGCTGTTCTGCGACCCTC GGGTGCAGTGGTGACTCAGGAGTGTGTGGAGAAGTTGATCAAGATGGACATGATTGATCCTGTGACGGGAGACAAACTGTCTGACAGAGATATCATACCACTTCAGAGG GGTGGAACTGGCTTTGCTGCCTCAGGGGTTGACCTCAGTGCCAAAGAGGCTCGTCCAGTGATGCAAGTGTGA